The following are from one region of the Candidatus Kryptoniota bacterium genome:
- a CDS encoding sigma-70 family RNA polymerase sigma factor, with translation MIKVGKQYPSRENQTIDKYLQEIGKVDLLTPEEEIELAIKVRENDQRALEKLIKANLRFVVSVAKQYQNQGLSLGDLINEGNLGLIKAAKRFDPTRGFKFISYAVWWIRQSILQALAEQSRIVRLPLNRVGALNKIGKKFSELEQEFEREPSPSEIAEQLDMSLYEVDKTLQISGRHLSVDQPFVQGEDNKLLDVMADDNQLPPDHTLMKESLRTEVERALKSLTDREAEVIRLYFGIEREHPLTLEEIGEKFNLTRERVRQIKEKAIRRLRHATRSKALRAYLG, from the coding sequence ATGATCAAAGTCGGTAAGCAATATCCTTCACGAGAGAACCAGACGATCGACAAATACTTGCAGGAGATAGGTAAGGTCGATCTCCTGACTCCCGAGGAGGAGATTGAGCTGGCTATCAAGGTGAGAGAAAACGATCAACGTGCTCTAGAGAAACTCATCAAGGCCAATCTAAGATTCGTAGTGAGTGTCGCAAAGCAGTACCAGAATCAGGGACTTTCACTGGGTGACCTCATCAACGAGGGCAACCTCGGCCTTATCAAAGCCGCGAAAAGGTTTGATCCGACGCGCGGGTTCAAGTTCATCTCCTATGCGGTATGGTGGATCAGGCAGTCCATTCTGCAGGCATTAGCTGAACAGTCCAGGATCGTGAGGCTTCCACTTAACCGTGTAGGAGCGCTGAACAAAATCGGTAAGAAGTTCAGCGAGCTCGAGCAGGAATTTGAGCGGGAACCGAGCCCGTCAGAAATAGCTGAGCAGCTCGACATGAGTCTCTACGAGGTCGACAAGACGCTGCAGATATCAGGGAGACATCTGTCTGTCGACCAGCCTTTCGTCCAGGGTGAAGACAACAAGCTGCTGGATGTTATGGCAGACGATAACCAGCTGCCGCCCGATCACACATTAATGAAGGAGTCTCTGCGCACCGAGGTGGAGCGTGCGCTGAAGTCGCTGACTGACCGGGAAGCCGAGGTAATACGGCTGTATTTCGGAATTGAGCGCGAGCACCCGCTGACTCTCGAAGAGATAGGCGAGAAGTTCAACCTGACCCGGGAGCGGGTGCGGCAAATCAAGGAGAAGGCGATCAGACGTCTCAGGCATGCCACGCGCAGCAAGGCGCTCAGAGCGTACCTGGGATAG